In the Pongo abelii isolate AG06213 chromosome 2, NHGRI_mPonAbe1-v2.0_pri, whole genome shotgun sequence genome, AATCTCATCTACACTTCAATTTTGGAATAGTCTATAATATTTGAGAATTAACAGAAATATTGCAAGATAAAAGCTAGCAACTGTTATGTAAAAGTATCCATTTTCCATGGATTCCAGCTAAAAGACTAACAGTTACTAAATCATCCCCACAAGCCAACTGCTTTTAAAAAGACCTCTACTACAACACAAGATGGTGCCATTAGCATATTATGGTCAACACTTTGTGCCATTAGACTACTTCTACCAGCTGTCCTCAGCCAATACATTAACACATCAACATACAGGTGAAAAACTAAATCAATTCAATAAACAACCTATGGCCAAAGTGCAATCCCATAGCAATCACTTTGCAGCACCTCCATTGGGCTCCAATAGGAAGGTCCAGAGATGCTCAGTATTGCCTTCTCCCAAATCTCAGGATAAAATTTCACAGAGCTTCTGtaataggattctgaattcaCCATTGTTCCCTGCCAGGCATCAGAACACACCTTCAATAGGCCTCCACTGGAGAAGTTCATTGTGGCCTGCTCAAAGAGCCCTGAACTCTCATTTGTTGCACTCCAAAGCTCAAACAACATCTTCATCTGACCTCAACATGACATCATCACTGGAGCTCAATCAAACAGCCCTGAGTTCACAATTACCCTTCTGTAAACCTCAAACAACATCTTCAAGCCTAGATGTTTGCTGGAGATCACCTTCATTGAAGTCTCATCAAAGAGTCTCAAGTTCATCATTATTTTGCCTCCAAAATCAAGAAATACCTTCCATAAACACCATTTGGACATCATCTTCCTTGGGACCCAAACGAAAAGCCCTTAGCTCGACATTGCTTCAATCCAAACCTCAGAAAACATCCTCATTGGACTACCTTTGGACATCTTCACTGCAGCGCAATCAAAGATCTTTGAGTTCACCATCACTCAACACAAAACTTCACACAAGTGACTTATTTTGGACATCACCTTCTTTCAAACCCAATCAAATGGCTCTTACCTCTCCATTGCTTGACTCTAGGCTTCAGAAAACACCTATATTGAACTCTAACCCCACTATTGGAAGCTTACCAGTGTCCCATTCAAAAACAAGGCAATCAGCATCATCATATTTTGTCCACCCATCTGAGAATTTACCATTATTTCAGCTCAATTCTCAGTCAATGTTTATGCTTGATTGTAACTTCCAGACCACGAATTCACCTGTCTGTCACTCCAAGTTTCAGAATACCACTTCACCAAATGACAAACACCGAGTCACACATCTACCATCACCCCATCCGAAAACAAATGTCTCAGGTCGATTATTATCAAGCTCCAAACACTGCACCAGGAACACAGCTGCTTCAACATTAGGTTTCAGACTCCAGAGTAAAAGCAGCTTTGAGTTTTCTCCAAAGACAGAATCAAATACGGAAATTTCATGGTCTTTAAAATGTAGTCAGCCCTGCATTGTTAAAGGTGGAACCGCCCCTGATGATGTTGTAAATAAAATTGTCAATTCTATCTCGAATACCAGAATACAGAGGGATCTCTGCAGGCAGATTTTGTTTAGAAGGATGAGGGGAAGGCCAAATCCTCGTCCTGGTCCTCGTTTGTCATCAAATTATGTGGTTTGCTTAGCTTGTGCTTCCTGCATAAAATCTCCATGTAACCAtcttagaggaaagaaaaatcctCGTTGTGCAACACTTTCTGTCATACCAACACCTGAGGCCAATTCTGAGGGCAAAATAGAAGTGAAATTAGTTCTTATCCTTTCTCTACCAGAGACTTTCTCATCTTGTCTCCCATTTCCTATGAAAGAAAATCAGCCTAACGAAGCCCCTGAAGACAACCTTGAAGGAATAGAGAAGATACAGCAGTTTTCCCCCACATCTGAACGGGATATCCAGGGACTTAATATGAAGCAAATATGGTGGGCGGCAGCCCCTGAAAACAAAGTTATAGGCCAACAGCCCCAGGCTATTGACTGGctgttttatgttaaaaaaaacaattctCAGCCACAATCCCTGCTcccaccctcttcctcctccacttcctcctcctccaccacctcctcctcctcctctgttgCCTCTGCCTCTTCTGActcctcttcttcatcttcttcctcctcttccttttccatctcaccctcttctccctctccttccaaaGAGTTTATGACCCTCACTCTCTCACGTCCTGTATTCCCTAAGGTACTTAGTTACTATCGGTTGCCTGCAGGGGTCTCCTGGCTTGAGTTTATATGCAGTAAAGATTACCAGCTGCATCCCAGAAAACCAAATCGAAGCCAATCATCATCTCTCAAAACAAAGCCTGTGAGGAACAACAATACAGTAAAATGGAGAAAGGCAGCAAACACACTCTTCAAATTTTTCCGGACAAAATGAGAAATTGTGATTAAATTAACGTTTAGTCTGTTTGACGGCATTGATCTCTTAGTTCTTTGAGACTAGTGTTTGATTTCCAGGGAACTATTATCCTATGTCTATTTTCTAGTTAAATAATGGACTGTGATCTTCTAGAAGCCCAAAATGGAATCCTATGTTTTTGACTGAATGTCTGGCTTATAGTAGCCGCTTTGTAATTATTGTTGAATGAATTTAACATAGTTGGCCATAGACCAGAAATACTTCATCTGTCTTACCCTAAATGTATCTAGATCATTAATATTCCCTTTCCTCAGAAGCCAATCTATGCTAATCTGTTTCCCTATGTTTAATGAAAAGTCAGATCATGTTCGATGGGTAAGAAAATCTATAAAGAGAAGTTCTTTCAATTATTTGTTTGTAGGGAAAATTCTTCTATGTCAATATCCTACATTCTGAAGTCCAATGATTTATTCAACTTTAGttaataaatatgaagaaagaaataacTACTGTTACAAATAATCCTACTTAATGCTGACTGTGTTGATAGTTTAATTATGGGCTCTTAAGTCACCTGTTCATCATGGCTATCCACACAAAcaaaatgagttaataaaaaatgttttaaaaatgtttttggtcCACTGGGTCTACTGGTACTGGGGAGAGAGGGAGTTGCCTTACTTACTCACCTTAAGTGTTAATTTCTATCTCCAATGGCTAGAATTTGTATCTCTTACACACACTAATGACTCACAATCCCACTTCTCCACTCCACATCTTTTCTGGTCACTGGACTGCATATTGGACATTTCCAGTTGGAGCATGGTACAGGCATCTCAAGCTCCACATGGCCAAGCCAGAATTCATCATCTTTACACTTAGAGTTTACATCTTTGAATCTATAGTTCTTGGCTCCTGTATTCCCTGTGATTTGTCACCATAATGTTATGGTGTTTTTCTCATTGCTTGTTCCTCTCTAACTTCATTAATTCTATGGCATGATTACTTCTAGaatccagctctttttttttccatcctcATTGCCACCCTGCTAGTTGTGGTCATAGCCATTTATCACTTAGATATGGCAATAacttgtgtgatggttaatattaaatgtcaacttgattggattgaggagtgcaaagtattgttcctgggtgtgtctgtgagggtgtcagtggactgggagaggcataCTCACCCTCAACTTGGGtggacaccatctaatcagctgccagtgtggctagaataaagcaggcagaagaaggtggaaagagcagacttgctgagacGTCTTGTCTCCATCTTTcacccatgctggatgcttcctgccctcaaacattggactgcaagttcttcagcttttggaatcTTGGACTTACATCAGTGATTTGCCAgtcttcagccacagactgaaggctgcactgtcggcttccctacttttgaggttttgagactccaactggcttccttgcttctcagcttgcagaaagcctattgtgggacttaatcttgtgattgtgtgagtcaactCTCCTAATAAATTCCcttcatatattcatctatcctattagttctgttcgtTTAAAGAACtctgcaaagacttggaaccaacccaaatgtccaacaatgatagactggattaagaaaatgtggcacatatacaccatggaatactatgcagccataaaaaatgatgagttcatgtcctttgtagggacatggatgaaattggaaatcatcattctcagtaaactatcgcaagaacaaaaaaccaaacactgcatattctcactcataggtgggaattgaacaatgagaacacatggacacaggaaggggaacatcacactctggggactgttgtggggtggggggaggggggagggatagcactgggagatatacctaatgctagatgacgagttggtgggtgcagcacaccagcttggcacatgtatacatatgtaacttacctgcacgttgtgcacatgtaccatagagcctaaagtataataataataataataataataataatagtaataaaaaaaagaaaaaaaaaagaactctgatTAATACAACTTGTAAACATACGCGTTGACTTTTGAACATATTTCTGAGACATAAATTGGTCACCATGGTGTCATGATGTTTTTCTCATTGCTTGTCCCCCTCTAACTTCAAGAATTCTATGGCCTTATTATTTTCTAGAATCCAGTcctttttttccatcccttttgCCACCCTGCTAGTTGTGGTCATAGCACAACTGTGGTGTGACTGTGGTTATAAGCAGCCACTGTGCTGCTTACAATCCTTTAATCGCTGCCTGTTGTTTTCTGGGAAAAGTCTAAATTCCTTTCCTGATTGAACAAAGATAAACTCTCAAAACAGATTTCCTTTTCTATTCCAGCCTCCTACCAATGCTTCAGGCAGGCTGGTTTCTTTATAATGCATAGAATGTGTCGAGCCTTCTCTTAcatcttacattttaaataaacaattttgCTGTCTAGAAAGATCtttccatttatccatttttatccTCTAGGTCTCTGCTTTCTGTTAACATCTTAAGGGAAGCCTTTTCCTGATTCACTTACAAAGGGGTTAGTTGGCCTTCCTCTTGCCATGAAATTCTGTATTCACTCGTTGTACTGCTCTTAACCACGCTATCTTGCAACCATTTCTTATCTCTCTTCACTTGCTAGACTGAAAACTTTGTTCAGCGTATTttacctgttttttattttctttgcctaGTCTTTGGGAACAGCATAAGTGTCCTAAAGTGTGTGTTGATATTGATATTGAGTTAATGCTATTGaagttcttcctctttttttagaGTTATTgagcctttattttttaatagtcttactgagatataattaacATGCAGTAAACCGTAcatgtttaaaatatacaattttataagTTTAGACAAATGTAAACAACCATGAAAACATCGTCACAATCaagataattatatataaagataaaaaaactGATGATGACATTCAAACATTTTCTTGTGCCACTTTGTAATCTCTCTTCTATCCTTCCTGCCCTCCAAACAACTGCTGATCTGCATTTTGTCACTATACGTTAGTCTGTATAatctagaattttatgtaaatggaattgtgcagtatgtattttctatcttcttcttatacatagaataattattttgaacaaaaaaagaaaaatagaataattattttgagatttattcatgttgtttCTTCCATCAGCAGTTCATTCTTTTTACCAGtaagttgtgtttccattttaattcagttaaaatattttataattt is a window encoding:
- the CSNKA2IP gene encoding casein kinase II subunit alpha'-interacting protein, with amino-acid sequence MVPLAYYGQHFVPLDYFYQLSSANTLTHQHTGEKLNQFNKQPMAKVQSHSNHFAAPPLGSNRKVQRCSVLPSPKSQDKISQSFCNRILNSPLFPARHQNTPSIGLHWRSSLWPAQRALNSHLLHSKAQTTSSSDLNMTSSLELNQTALSSQLPFCKPQTTSSSLDVCWRSPSLKSHQRVSSSSLFCLQNQEIPSINTIWTSSSLGPKRKALSSTLLQSKPQKTSSLDYLWTSSLQRNQRSLSSPSLNTKLHTSDLFWTSPSFKPNQMALTSPLLDSRLQKTPILNSNPTIGSLPVSHSKTRQSASSYFVHPSENLPLFQLNSQSMFMLDCNFQTTNSPVCHSKFQNTTSPNDKHRVTHLPSPHPKTNVSGRLLSSSKHCTRNTAASTLGFRLQSKSSFEFSPKTESNTEISWSLKCSQPCIVKGGTAPDDVVNKIVNSISNTRIQRDLCRQILFRRMRGRPNPRPGPRLSSNYVVCLACASCIKSPCNHLRGKKNPRCATLSVIPTPEANSEGKIEVKLVLILSLPETFSSCLPFPMKENQPNEAPEDNLEGIEKIQQFSPTSERDIQGLNMKQIWWAAAPENKVIGQQPQAIDWLFYVKKNNSQPQSLLPPSSSSTSSSSTTSSSSSVASASSDSSSSSSSSSSFSISPSSPSPSKEFMTLTLSRPVFPKVLSYYRLPAGVSWLEFICSKDYQLHPRKPNRSQSSSLKTKPVRNNNTVKWRKAANTLFKFFRTK